In a genomic window of Malassezia japonica chromosome 4, complete sequence:
- the SWC4 gene encoding swr complex subunit (BUSCO:EOG09262OLP; COG:K; EggNog:ENOG503P02A), translating into MSSNDVRDILSLPNRPAGDAGPSRAPVRAPPTLPGDARPKQRPEGMSRELYALLGPNAPSLVMSSGPNGALATLEGIENSGYSGQHAFQPKFVRKSNAAAVRKWTWAPFRNPSRSDTQQSESIAEPTQNGLVLHHWRPLAPTDEGDESEARLEEQWTPFNTASHVFHYSAEEYNQHLRDDDWTKDETDYLVEMCEAYDLRFIVIADRYEWPGKERSIEDLKSRYYTIARRLLRERISNEDLETRQAQLQTFAYDRNQEVERKKAVEKLFTRTPEQLAEEEALYVEARRLEQNEAKFSKERDDLLRLLGGWETLPNCTNRTVAATGAGLLWTPGQAEVDGDTKKRRKTDGGAGTPTGKAKADPKQALFDAQHFITRFTPNAPNVLRTPYPNLIGTPSALPPVAGAGVHTAQNTKAESNAHHGAYLRSMRMLTFRPNQYTRAIQALAELHPPIGSRLVYPTATNVEKWETLLGAVAGGLEMKKQLDRVEAEYKIAQARLEALSSGNPLPPPTEEVKQEAEPAAMSVDTPQPPALAP; encoded by the coding sequence ATGAGCTCgaacgacgtgcgcgataTTCTGTCGCTGCCGAACCGGCCGGCGGGCGATGCGggcccgagccgcgcgcctgTGCGTGCTCCGCCTACGCTTCCTGGCGATGCACGACCGAAGCAGCGTCCAGAGGGCATGTCGCGCGAGCTGTACGCTTTGCTGGGGCCCAATGCCCCCAGCCTGGTCATGAGCTCGGGGCCgaacggcgcgctggcgacgctcgagggcATTGAGAACTCGGGGTACAGCGGCCAGCATGCGTTCCAGCCCAAGTTTGTGCGCAAGTCGAACGCGGCCGCGGTGCGGAAGTGGACCTGGGCGCCGTTTCGGAATCCGTCGCGGAGCGATACCCAGCAGAGCGAGTCGATCGCTGAGCCGACGCAGAATGGGCTCGTGCTGCACCACTGGCGCCCCCTCGCGCCGACAGATGAGGGGGATgagagcgaggcgcgcctcgaggagcagtGGACGCCGTTCAACACCGCCTCGCACGTCTTTCACTACTCTGCCGAAGAATACAACCAgcacctgcgcgacgacgactgGACCAAGGACGAGACGGACTACTTGGTGGAAATGTGCGAGGCGTACGACCTGCGCTTTATCGTGATCGCCGACCGCTACGAGTGGCCCGGCAAAGAGCGCAGCATCGAGGACCTCAAGTCGCGCTACTATACCATCGCCCGGCGTCtcttgcgcgagcgcatcagcaacgaggacctcgagacgcgccaGGCACAGCTCCAGACCTTTGCCTACGACCGCAACCAGGAAGTGGAGCGGAAAAAGGCGGTGGAAAAGCTCTTtacgcgcacgcccgagcagctcgcggaagAGGAGGCGCTCTACGTCGAGGCACGGCGCCTCGAACAGAACGAGGCCAAGTTCtccaaggagcgcgacgatctcctgcgcctgctcggcggctggGAGACGCTGCCGAACTGCACGAACCGCACCGTGGCCGCGACGGGCGCCGGCCTGCTCTGGACGCCGGGCcaggccgaggtcgacggGGATACCAAGAAACGCCGCAAGACCGACGGCGGTGCAGGAACCCCGACTGGgaaggccaaggcggacCCCAAACAGGCCTTGTTCGATGCGCAGCACTTTATTACTCGCTTTACGCCCAATGCGCCCAATGTGCTCCGCACCCCTTATCCGAATCTGATCGGCacgccctcggcgctgccACCTGTGGCGGGCGCGGGGGTGCACACCGCCCAGAACACCAAGGCGGAGAGCAACGCGCACCACGGCGCCTAcctgcgctcgatgcgtATGCTCACCTTCCGCCCGAACCAGTACACGCGTGCGATccaggcgcttgccgagctccaTCCACCGATTGGCTCGCGCTTGGTGTACCCGACGGCGACCAACGTCGAAAAGTGGGAGACGCTGCTGGGCGcggtcgccggcggcctcgagatgaagaagcagctcgaccgTGTCGAAGCCGAATACAAgatcgcgcaggcgcggctcgAGGCCTTGTCGTCCGGCAACCCGCTTCCGCCCCCGACCGAGGAGGTGAAGCAGGAGGCAGAGCCGGCCGCCATGTCGGTCGACACGCCACAGCCGCCTGCGCTGGCGCCCTGA